AGAGGAGAGGCTGACATTTTCAATGGGTGTTTTAAACTTTCTGAACTCACCATTTCAAGCCTAAACTCTATAAAATAGATGTTGAATTCATTTTACTTTATATAcctatatacatatatgtatgtatcCTCACCTATATTCATGCAGCAAAACCAGAAGCTTTGTTGCTcttagtaattttaaaaatttcatgcCCCATAATAAGCTCACCTAGGTTACTATGGCCATACTCACTGACTTTACTCCTCAAATTCTAAATTCCTCTTATTATCCCAGAAATCCCACTCTATTAAAGGTTATTCATTGGAATGACAATCAACTCTGTAGGAAATCACTGTAAAAAACCTAGAGTCATCTCGGATTGAACTGCAATAAGCAGTCCTTCATTGTTTTAAAAGTGGGACTTTACTCATTTTTGTTGGATTTTATGAAGTTTTTAAATAGAGCAAACTTCTGCAACAGGAGCAATTGATTTCCCATgggaaaaatattataaaattattgtaTCCCAAAATTAACTTCTGGAGCTTAATGGTAGTTGGATATATTGGCCGCATAAACTAATGGAGATAATCCAAACCCAAATGCTCTAAAGAGGTTGCACCATTTCCCCCAGAGCAAACGGCTCAAATGCAGTAACAGGCAGATGCTCCTCAGTAATTAGATTTGTGTAAGTTTTCCTTATAATTCATAAATAACTGTGGGTAAATGTCTGTGTTCAGGCCCTTGGCAGGCGTCATTGGGAAACTCCGGGTTGTGTCATCACTGCAGATGAGCCAGGGTTTCAGAAACACCCAGCacaatattttaagaaatgtcACTTCCTAAATCTTCTCTGTATAAACAGAGCAGCCTGAGAGtatcagggaaaaaataggagaCTGCTAAATAtgacagcagagcagtggtGAGACTTTGGAAAGCCTTGAGATGCTAAAGATGCAGATAGGCACCTTATGGGATTTTCCAAAATTCCTAAGCGGGTAAGGCGCTTACACCATGCTTAGGCACTTTGAAAATCCTGCTAAGGACATATCTTGCATCTTTAGGGATCTAAATCTCACCCTACATGTCCAGTTCCTCTGATTCTTTGCTGTAAATCGTGTCACTGTGACACGCAGCACGTTTGGCTGGGAGCtcaggaaagggggaaaggagggtGGATTAGGTCTGAGAGGATTTAGAGAGGAAATCACTGCACACTGCTGGGGGACAGATGGAAATATATCTTGTTTCAGCACTTCTCTTTATTACATGAGCCCCATACTTAGTACAAGTGGTCCTTTGTACATTCcatctttcatctttttttttttttttaacaagagtAGAAtgacaagaaataaaaagggcTCAGTGTTCTCAGAAGGACTGAATATGAACAAACAACATCCATGAAGCTAAACAAAATAACACTGTAATTCTAGATCGTGTTAACGTTTTCTATTTACTTATTGACATCAACAGCAAGGCTTTGATTGTGTTTTATAACTACCTGGCCTTGAAATATAACACATATTCTCAGTATTACAactcatttggaaaaaaacaactcatAACCAGAAAATGGTTAACATTAAATAATCTGAGGTCATTTTCCACTTACATCATAAATTTCTATATTTCATAGAAAtgggttttttgctgtgtttaatGGGTTAACATAGCTTAATGTCTTAATCCCTTGAGTCACAGGATTTAAAACAGGTATTCAGAATTGGTTTTATTAACTACCACTACACTATGTATTTAAACACTAAGTAGCTGCTTAACTTGTTGGAAGTTTCCTGAactgacagaaatatttatacAAGAAACAGACATCACAACACTCATCCCGATTTGTTTTCATACACGAACAAAACTTTGGCTCTACGTTTTCATAACAAACTCCATTTAGCTTTGCAGACTATTGGCGATGACAGCGAATCTCTGTTTCAgcttctctcttttctgcttcaAATGCTTTTCTATGGCCCTGGCTTCTTTTAGGATCTCATCAAGTTCCTGGACATAAGAAGAATCCAACGCTATTCTTGCACTAAAGTGAAGAAATCTCTGGTTAAAATCAGTGCTTATGCCATTAACTTTCTCACtacttttatgtttttcttaaaaattggTTGTCTATCAATGCACAGTTTCTGACCATATTGATCCTCTGTTGTAATAAAAGCcaccatttttctttcaagatcTGCTTGACAGTTTTCAGTGTTAATTTCCCTAAACTGCAGCCACCCATCCATCTTATCTagagaatttaaaaattgctgtgCAAATTACACAAAGTTAACTTGCCTTATAGTGTCAGCATATTTTGACAGCAAGTTATTAATTTCTTTGCTGATCTctgttaagaaagaaaaagataattttatttaaacatttggATGAATCTCAAGATGAAATTAGGTCATTCCATACTTACTTCCAGTATATTTACTACATCACCATTTAAAACCTTTTCCAGTGGTTCAGTCTTGAAAAGGGACTGCGAGTCCTCAGAAGGAGCCAAATCTGTTTTGTCAGACAACGGAGGATTTTCTGAAGCTTCATTCTAACAACAGAGCACATTAGGAAAAACACAGTTCTGGGATTTAAAACAAGCTCTGCACGGAGTTTaactgagagaaagaaaaggtttaaAAAGACCTTGAGGATGtttttggagaaaatgaaaGTGGGTTCACAGTATCGTGAGCATCTTGGGGAGTGGGTGGAAGTACCAGATTGAGATGTCTCTATATAtagacatttatttatatatacacacacatttatatCTATATACTGATATATGTAGTATATGTAGCTCAGTAAAAGCTGGTGCACTTCAGAAGCTCGTTCTCAAGAAGTTCTACATAAATATATCCCAGTGCTTACCCGATTTTGTTGGGCTTCAAGCCCTCAGAGAAACTGCGGTTTCCCTAcacagaaaaagtaatttctgctCCCCTAAACCTCCCTAAGGTGCCGTGGATCTCTGTTCCTTCAGTCCAGAGGAGGACATGGGAAGGGGGGTCCTCCctcacacagcactgctcacctccatctttttgcttttatttctatttttgtctGCTTCTTGCGAGTTGCTCGCCATGGCTGCCTCACGAAAAGCACGAGATGTTTGCTGAGAGGTCACGCTGGGAagaatgtttaaataaaaacctGTAAAACCTGCAGCTCGTTCCTCTGCAAGGGCGCTCCTCTCACGGGGGAGGCAGCTCCTCAAAGGGCTGGAGGCGGCGGGGGGATGGCGGGGAGTCCCGGGCCGGCCTAAATTCGATATCCGAGGGGATTTAAATTCGATATCCGAGGGGATTTAAACCTTTCTGATCCCCCCAGAGCCTGAGGGCACCGAGGCGCCCAGGACGCCCCGGCCTCGCCGCTTCCCCTTCAGGCCGGCGGGCAGTGGCCGTGACGGGCCGCGACTGTGGCGACAAGGGACGACAAATAAGGGACAAGAAAGGACACGAGGGACAGGAAACAAGGGACACAAGGAACACTCGCtcccctcagggctggcagcgGCTCCGTGCCAGCCTCGGTGGCAGCGGCAGGAGCGGCCCGAGGCGCGCCCTGAGGGCCCAGAGAGCGGCCCGGACCCGCACCATTCGATTAATTAAAACTTTGAGAAGTTCCTCACATGTCCCGTCAAATTTCACCTTCTAAACGAAATCCTTGGA
The genomic region above belongs to Zonotrichia leucophrys gambelii isolate GWCS_2022_RI chromosome 24, RI_Zleu_2.0, whole genome shotgun sequence and contains:
- the TEX12 gene encoding testis-expressed protein 12, whose protein sequence is MASNSQEADKNRNKSKKMENEASENPPLSDKTDLAPSEDSQSLFKTEPLEKVLNEISKEINNLLSKYADTISARIALDSSYVQELDEILKEARAIEKHLKQKREKLKQRFAVIANSLQS